In one window of Sporomusaceae bacterium FL31 DNA:
- the fabG_1 gene encoding beta-ketoacyl-ACP reductase: MHLDGKVALITGASRGIGRSVAIDLAKAGAKVVINYAGNVAAAQEVEQTIRLAGGEAIIVQGDVANTEAVEAMVNQVMDRFGRIDILVNNAGITRDNLLMRMKEADWDAVMNTNLKGIFNCTKTVSRIMMKQKSGKIINMTSVVGLTGNAGQANYAAAKAGVIGFTKSMAKELASRGITVNAVAPGFIATDMTSILSEQLKTELTTRIPLGRLGSPEDISAAVLFLVSEAANYITGQTLNVDGGMVM; encoded by the coding sequence ATGCATTTAGATGGTAAAGTGGCACTTATTACCGGTGCTTCCAGAGGGATTGGCCGCTCTGTAGCGATTGACTTAGCTAAGGCTGGTGCTAAAGTTGTCATCAATTATGCTGGCAATGTGGCTGCAGCACAAGAGGTTGAACAGACTATTCGGTTAGCTGGCGGCGAAGCTATCATAGTTCAAGGCGATGTTGCAAATACTGAGGCTGTCGAAGCAATGGTTAATCAAGTCATGGATCGTTTCGGGCGTATTGATATCTTGGTTAATAATGCAGGTATTACGCGTGATAACTTATTAATGCGTATGAAAGAAGCCGATTGGGATGCCGTTATGAATACCAACCTGAAAGGTATCTTTAATTGCACAAAAACAGTATCACGTATTATGATGAAGCAAAAAAGCGGCAAAATTATTAATATGACATCTGTCGTAGGCTTAACTGGAAATGCCGGTCAAGCAAACTATGCGGCCGCTAAAGCTGGAGTAATTGGTTTTACTAAGTCCATGGCAAAAGAACTGGCTTCACGTGGGATCACTGTTAATGCAGTAGCACCAGGATTCATTGCTACAGATATGACATCCATCTTATCGGAACAACTTAAGACTGAGCTAACAACAAGAATTCCGTTAGGTCGGTTAGGTTCTCCTGAAGATATTTCTGCTGCCGTGTTATTCTTAGTTTCAGAGGCAGCAAACTATATTACTGGTCAAACTTTGAATGTTGATGGCGGTATGGTAATGTAA
- the fabH gene encoding 3-oxoacyl-[acyl-carrier-protein] synthase 3, with amino-acid sequence MIANEKSVGIIGTGSYVPDKVVTNADLEKIVETADEWIVERTGIKERRVAESTIATSDLATRAAEIAMADAGITADEIDLIIVATITPDMSFPSVACIVQDNLKAKNAAAFDLSAACSGFTYGLVVGSLFIKNGVYNKVLVIGAETLSKIIDWNDRNTCILFGDGAGAAVLGVVENGYGILGVELGSDGSGGDLLKLPAGGSRQPASIETCNNRLHFIHMNGNEVFKFAVKIMGEAAVKALDDAGLSPNDIDCLIPHQANIRIIQSAAKRLKVPMEKVMVNVDKYGNTSAASIPIALDEAAKNGRIKKDDTVVLVGFGAGLTWASCVLKWCKED; translated from the coding sequence ATGATAGCGAATGAAAAATCAGTAGGGATAATTGGTACTGGTTCTTATGTGCCAGATAAAGTTGTCACAAACGCGGATCTTGAGAAAATTGTAGAAACTGCGGATGAGTGGATTGTTGAACGTACTGGCATTAAGGAACGCAGAGTTGCAGAATCAACGATTGCAACATCTGATCTAGCCACCCGGGCCGCAGAAATTGCTATGGCCGATGCAGGTATCACTGCCGATGAAATTGATTTGATTATTGTTGCTACAATTACGCCTGATATGTCTTTTCCGTCAGTAGCTTGTATTGTTCAAGATAATCTTAAGGCTAAGAATGCGGCTGCTTTTGATTTGTCAGCTGCGTGTTCAGGATTTACTTATGGTTTGGTTGTTGGTAGTTTATTTATTAAGAATGGTGTATACAATAAAGTCTTAGTAATAGGTGCAGAAACTTTATCGAAAATTATTGACTGGAATGACCGCAATACTTGTATTCTCTTTGGCGATGGTGCAGGAGCGGCTGTTTTAGGGGTAGTAGAAAATGGATATGGTATCTTAGGAGTTGAGCTCGGTTCAGATGGATCTGGCGGTGATTTATTAAAACTGCCAGCAGGTGGATCGCGTCAGCCGGCTTCTATAGAAACCTGTAATAATAGATTGCATTTTATTCATATGAATGGAAACGAAGTTTTCAAGTTTGCTGTTAAAATAATGGGCGAAGCTGCAGTTAAAGCCCTTGACGACGCTGGATTAAGCCCGAATGATATTGATTGCTTAATTCCCCATCAGGCTAATATTCGCATTATCCAATCAGCAGCTAAGCGTCTTAAAGTTCCAATGGAAAAGGTAATGGTAAATGTTGATAAGTATGGTAACACATCGGCCGCATCTATTCCGATTGCCTTAGACGAAGCTGCTAAAAACGGTAGAATTAAAAAAGATGACACCGTGGTATTGGTTGGTTTTGGAGCTGGACTGACTTGGGCGTCGTGTGTATTAAAATGGTGCAAGGAGGACTAA
- a CDS encoding 3-oxoacyl-[acyl-carrier-protein] synthase 2 codes for MNKRVVVTGIGAITPVGIGKDEFWQSLLAGKSGIGPITRFDASEYTTRIAGEVNDFEPAKYIDKKEAKRMDRCTQFAVAATRMAFEDSGMDLDKTDRTRVGVVVGTGIGGIDTLHDQYKTLFDKGPGRISPFFVPMMIANMAAGQTSITFGLQGPSTCVVTACATGTNSIGDAFKIIQRGDADVMVAGGTEACISPAAVAGFCAMKAMSTRNDEPQRASRPFEKERNGFVMGEGSGIVILESLEHALARGAHIYAEVAGYGFNADAYHITAPAPEGVQAAKCMEMAIKDAGMLPSDVSYINAHGTSTPLNDKNESLAIKSLFGDHAYKLTVSSIKSMTGHLLGAAGGIEAIASVLSVANDIVPPTINYETPDGDLDLDYVPNEARKQVVNVAISNSFGFGGHNATILVKKYKP; via the coding sequence TTGAATAAGAGAGTTGTAGTTACAGGTATAGGCGCTATTACACCTGTTGGTATTGGTAAAGATGAGTTTTGGCAATCTCTATTAGCAGGAAAGTCTGGGATTGGTCCAATCACCCGTTTTGATGCAAGTGAATATACAACACGGATAGCTGGTGAAGTAAACGATTTTGAACCAGCAAAGTATATAGACAAAAAAGAAGCCAAACGTATGGATCGATGCACGCAATTTGCTGTCGCTGCTACTAGAATGGCCTTTGAAGATTCTGGTATGGATCTTGATAAGACAGACCGCACTCGTGTGGGTGTGGTTGTAGGAACTGGTATTGGCGGCATTGATACACTGCATGATCAATACAAAACTTTATTTGATAAAGGACCTGGACGGATAAGTCCATTCTTTGTTCCAATGATGATTGCCAACATGGCCGCTGGACAAACTTCAATTACATTTGGTCTTCAAGGACCAAGCACTTGCGTTGTTACTGCTTGCGCAACAGGAACAAATTCAATTGGTGATGCTTTTAAAATTATTCAACGTGGTGACGCGGATGTCATGGTAGCCGGTGGAACCGAGGCTTGTATTTCACCAGCCGCTGTTGCAGGTTTTTGTGCCATGAAAGCCATGTCAACTCGTAATGATGAGCCACAAAGAGCTTCTCGACCATTCGAGAAAGAACGTAATGGATTTGTTATGGGAGAAGGCTCAGGAATTGTAATTCTTGAAAGCCTGGAACATGCATTAGCTCGCGGTGCGCATATTTATGCCGAAGTAGCTGGTTATGGCTTTAATGCTGATGCCTATCATATTACTGCTCCAGCACCTGAGGGAGTTCAAGCAGCAAAATGTATGGAAATGGCGATTAAAGATGCGGGAATGCTGCCAAGTGATGTAAGCTACATTAACGCTCATGGTACGTCTACTCCTTTAAATGATAAAAATGAGTCATTAGCAATAAAATCACTGTTTGGTGATCACGCTTATAAATTAACGGTTAGTTCAATTAAGTCAATGACAGGGCATTTACTTGGTGCAGCTGGTGGCATTGAAGCCATTGCATCTGTTTTAAGCGTTGCCAATGATATCGTTCCCCCAACCATCAATTATGAAACTCCTGATGGTGATTTAGATTTAGACTATGTTCCTAATGAAGCACGTAAGCAAGTGGTTAACGTTGCCATCTCAAACTCTTTCGGTTTTGGTGGACATAATGCCACAATTCTGGTTAAAAAGTATAAGCCCTAA
- the fabD gene encoding malonyl CoA-acyl carrier protein transacylase, translating to MGKVAFVFPGQGSQVVGMGKELYERYDVAKELFHKADQALGYSIMDMCFNGPEEELRKTYNTQPAILTMSVICYELLKQQGVTPDIVAGHSLGEYSALVAAGALEFSDAVLLVHKRGQFMQQAVPIGEGSMAAILGLDRNIIIEICEKAQAEFGAVQAVNFNCPGQVVIAGKVQAVEKAVEMLKAAGAKRAVMLPVSAPFHSTLMEPAAAQLAVELDNIAVRDAVIPVVANVDGKIVTAGGAIKKLLVEQAASPVKWEDCVAEMTNYGADLFVEVGPGKVLTGFTKKIAKEVQNLNVEDHASLEKTLDYFKEVR from the coding sequence ATGGGGAAAGTTGCCTTTGTATTCCCCGGCCAAGGTTCGCAAGTGGTCGGAATGGGGAAAGAACTTTATGAAAGGTATGATGTTGCTAAGGAGTTATTCCATAAAGCAGATCAGGCCTTAGGCTACTCGATCATGGACATGTGCTTCAATGGTCCAGAAGAGGAATTACGGAAAACATATAATACTCAACCAGCAATATTAACAATGAGTGTTATTTGCTATGAGCTATTAAAACAGCAGGGTGTAACACCTGATATTGTTGCCGGACATAGTTTGGGAGAATATTCAGCGTTAGTTGCAGCTGGTGCACTTGAGTTTAGTGATGCAGTACTGCTGGTTCATAAGCGTGGTCAGTTCATGCAACAGGCCGTGCCTATTGGCGAGGGTAGTATGGCTGCGATTTTGGGACTGGATCGAAATATCATTATTGAAATTTGCGAGAAGGCTCAAGCTGAATTTGGTGCAGTGCAGGCAGTTAACTTTAATTGTCCTGGACAGGTCGTTATTGCTGGCAAAGTTCAAGCTGTTGAGAAAGCAGTTGAGATGCTTAAAGCCGCTGGTGCTAAACGCGCTGTTATGTTGCCTGTAAGCGCTCCTTTCCACAGTACACTGATGGAGCCTGCAGCCGCACAGCTAGCTGTAGAATTGGATAATATTGCAGTTCGTGATGCAGTTATCCCTGTGGTAGCCAACGTAGATGGTAAAATCGTAACAGCTGGTGGTGCTATTAAGAAGTTACTGGTTGAACAAGCAGCCAGCCCGGTTAAATGGGAAGATTGTGTTGCTGAAATGACAAATTATGGTGCTGATCTATTTGTTGAAGTTGGACCCGGTAAAGTTTTAACTGGATTTACTAAAAAAATTGCCAAAGAGGTTCAAAACCTTAACGTAGAAGATCATGCTTCATTAGAAAAAACCCTTGATTATTTCAAGGAGGTTCGCTAA
- the ackA gene encoding acetate kinase has protein sequence MKVLVVNCGSSSLKYQLFDMTDESVLAKGLVERIGIDGSVLTHQPADKEKTIINADIKNHSIAIKMVVDALINPEHGVIASMQEITAVGHRVVHGAEKFASSVLITPEVMQALEECIEMAPLHNPPNILGINACAELMPGVAQVGVFDTAFHQTMPKKAYIYGLPYEAYEKHRVRRYGFHGTSHKFVSQSVAELMGKDVSELKIVTCHLGNGSSVAAVKNGQVIDTSMGFTPLEGLVMGTRCGDVDPAVLPFIMKKEGFSVEDIDNYINKKSGVLGISGVSSDFRDIEGAAEDGNERAQLALDIFAYRVRKYIGSYVAAMGGVDAIVFTAGLGENSISMREMIADGLEFLGTKICKERNNVRGKAREISAEGSQVKVFIVPTNEELMIARDTKVICAQ, from the coding sequence GTGAAAGTTTTAGTGGTAAACTGTGGTAGTTCTTCGCTTAAGTATCAATTGTTTGACATGACGGATGAGTCTGTTTTAGCAAAAGGTTTGGTGGAGCGTATTGGGATTGATGGCTCTGTATTAACTCACCAACCTGCTGATAAGGAAAAAACCATCATTAATGCAGACATTAAAAATCACAGCATAGCGATCAAAATGGTTGTTGATGCTTTGATAAATCCAGAGCATGGTGTAATCGCCAGTATGCAGGAAATTACAGCTGTAGGTCATCGTGTTGTTCACGGTGCTGAAAAATTTGCAAGTTCAGTATTAATTACACCAGAAGTCATGCAAGCATTAGAAGAGTGCATTGAAATGGCACCATTGCATAATCCGCCTAATATCTTAGGTATCAATGCTTGTGCAGAATTAATGCCAGGCGTTGCGCAAGTCGGTGTTTTTGATACAGCTTTCCATCAAACTATGCCTAAAAAAGCTTACATATATGGTTTACCCTATGAAGCATATGAAAAACATCGTGTGAGAAGATATGGGTTCCATGGAACTTCACATAAATTTGTTTCTCAAAGTGTTGCAGAGCTTATGGGGAAAGATGTAAGCGAGCTGAAAATTGTTACTTGTCATCTTGGCAATGGTTCTAGCGTGGCTGCTGTAAAAAATGGACAAGTTATTGATACCAGCATGGGCTTCACTCCATTAGAAGGCCTGGTAATGGGGACACGTTGTGGTGATGTTGATCCAGCTGTATTGCCATTTATCATGAAAAAAGAAGGCTTCTCGGTTGAAGATATTGATAATTATATCAATAAAAAATCTGGTGTTCTCGGCATTTCCGGAGTCTCCAGTGATTTCCGCGACATTGAAGGCGCTGCAGAAGACGGTAATGAACGAGCTCAATTGGCGTTAGATATTTTTGCATACCGTGTTCGTAAGTACATTGGAAGTTATGTTGCAGCTATGGGTGGTGTTGACGCCATTGTATTTACAGCAGGACTTGGTGAAAATTCTATCAGCATGCGTGAAATGATTGCTGACGGCTTAGAGTTTTTAGGCACTAAGATTTGCAAAGAACGTAATAATGTGCGAGGTAAAGCACGTGAAATCAGTGCTGAAGGCAGTCAAGTAAAAGTATTTATTGTTCCAACAAACGAAGAGTTAATGATTGCACGTGATACAAAAGTTATTTGTGCACAATAA
- the rpmF gene encoding 50S ribosomal protein L32 codes for MAVPKRKTSKARRDKRRANWKLTVPGLIACPQCHEPKMPHRVCPDCGHYNGKLVVKAE; via the coding sequence ATGGCTGTACCTAAGCGTAAAACGTCCAAGGCTCGTCGTGACAAGCGTCGTGCTAACTGGAAACTGACTGTTCCTGGTCTTATTGCATGTCCGCAATGTCATGAACCTAAAATGCCACACCGTGTATGTCCTGATTGTGGACATTATAATGGTAAGTTAGTAGTTAAAGCCGAATAA
- the acpP gene encoding acyl carrier protein: protein MTTFEKVKEIVVEQLGVDEADVAIDSTFIDDLGADSLDIVELIMAFEEEFNIEIPDEIAEKIKTVKDAVTYIDQEKQG from the coding sequence ATGACAACTTTTGAAAAAGTAAAAGAAATCGTAGTAGAACAACTTGGCGTTGATGAAGCTGATGTTGCTATAGATTCCACTTTTATCGATGATTTGGGTGCAGATTCGCTTGATATTGTTGAGTTGATTATGGCGTTTGAAGAGGAATTTAATATTGAGATTCCTGACGAGATAGCCGAAAAGATTAAAACAGTAAAAGACGCTGTGACCTACATAGACCAAGAGAAGCAAGGCTAA
- a CDS encoding 2-nitropropane dioxygenase, giving the protein MLLNSNICQLLKIKYPILQGGMAWIATAELVAAVSNAGALGVIGAGHMPPDALRNEIKKTKALTSKPFGVNIMLMSPYVKEVMQVVIEERVPVVTTGAGNPGEYIPALKEIGSKVIPVVASVALAKRLERTGVDALIAEGMESGGHVGEITTMALVPQIVDAVSIPVIAAGGIADSRGVVAAFALGAKGVQIGSRFVASQECIAHENYKQAVLKAKDRSTIVTGVSTGHPVRVIANKLTREYSEMEKRGASVEELEGLGAGKLRIAAHEGDVDYGSVMIGQIAGMIDCVKSVDNIIQDLVQGIPTVMTDIKNIVE; this is encoded by the coding sequence ATGTTGTTGAATAGTAACATTTGCCAATTATTGAAGATTAAATACCCGATTTTACAAGGCGGTATGGCGTGGATTGCTACTGCAGAATTAGTGGCAGCAGTATCAAATGCCGGTGCTTTAGGCGTAATTGGTGCTGGGCATATGCCTCCTGATGCGCTTAGGAATGAGATCAAAAAGACAAAAGCGTTAACCTCGAAACCTTTTGGGGTCAATATTATGCTGATGTCGCCATATGTTAAAGAAGTTATGCAGGTAGTTATTGAGGAACGTGTTCCAGTAGTTACGACTGGAGCTGGAAATCCTGGCGAATATATCCCAGCCTTAAAAGAAATTGGCAGCAAAGTAATTCCTGTAGTAGCATCGGTAGCGCTGGCAAAGCGTTTGGAAAGAACTGGTGTTGATGCTCTGATTGCCGAAGGCATGGAGAGCGGCGGTCATGTCGGTGAAATTACGACAATGGCATTAGTACCGCAGATTGTCGATGCTGTTAGCATTCCTGTTATTGCTGCTGGCGGTATTGCTGATTCGCGTGGTGTGGTAGCTGCTTTTGCTTTAGGCGCTAAAGGAGTTCAAATTGGCTCCCGGTTTGTTGCTTCACAGGAGTGTATTGCTCATGAAAATTATAAGCAAGCTGTATTGAAAGCTAAAGATCGCTCAACTATTGTGACAGGTGTATCTACTGGTCATCCGGTAAGGGTTATTGCTAATAAACTGACCCGTGAATACTCTGAAATGGAAAAACGTGGAGCAAGTGTGGAAGAATTGGAAGGTCTTGGTGCTGGTAAACTGAGAATTGCTGCACATGAAGGCGATGTCGATTATGGATCAGTCATGATCGGTCAAATAGCTGGAATGATTGATTGCGTAAAGTCAGTCGACAATATAATTCAGGATTTAGTGCAAGGAATACCAACAGTAATGACTGATATAAAAAATATTGTGGAATGA
- the rnc gene encoding ribonuclease 3, whose translation MNSRLDRQRLSALVALCEHLGVKITNLELLHQALIHTSFANETKGAGVIHNERLEFLGDAVLDLVISEYLFRQFPNLPEGELTKARAAIVCEATIASRAAALNIGQYLLLGKGELVSGGRERISILADSFEAIIGAIYLDGGFSAASAFVLNQLRNHLALVESGDYVKDYKTLLQEVVQRNNDSRIIYEIIAERGPDHDKVFEIAVLVNSKQLGIGLGKSKKEAEQQAAKQALTKLNSVAN comes from the coding sequence ATGAACAGTAGATTAGATAGACAACGATTGTCAGCGCTTGTTGCTCTTTGCGAGCATTTAGGTGTTAAAATAACTAATTTAGAACTACTTCACCAAGCCCTCATTCACACTTCTTTTGCTAATGAGACTAAAGGTGCCGGTGTAATTCACAACGAGCGTCTGGAGTTTCTTGGTGATGCAGTTTTAGATTTAGTGATTAGTGAGTATTTGTTCAGGCAGTTTCCTAATTTACCTGAGGGAGAACTTACTAAAGCTCGAGCGGCTATAGTCTGCGAAGCAACAATTGCTAGTCGTGCGGCGGCTCTAAATATTGGACAATACTTGCTCTTAGGAAAAGGTGAACTAGTATCAGGCGGTAGGGAACGAATTTCTATTCTGGCAGATTCGTTTGAAGCAATTATCGGTGCAATATATTTGGATGGTGGGTTTTCTGCAGCTTCTGCTTTTGTGCTAAATCAACTACGTAATCACTTAGCATTAGTTGAAAGTGGTGATTATGTCAAAGATTATAAAACTTTATTGCAGGAAGTTGTCCAGCGCAATAATGATAGTCGTATTATCTATGAGATTATTGCCGAACGAGGTCCTGATCATGACAAGGTTTTTGAGATAGCTGTTTTAGTAAATTCTAAACAGCTTGGGATTGGACTCGGAAAAAGTAAAAAAGAAGCTGAACAACAGGCCGCCAAACAGGCTTTGACGAAATTAAATTCAGTTGCTAACTAA
- the fapR gene encoding fatty acid biosynthesis transcriptional regulator yields the protein MARIQKKQRQQQLIERIKSSPFLTDEELARLLDVSIQTIRLDRLELGIPELRERTKQMAEDAQTKVKSIAKGEVVGELIDLELGKTGISIMSITPEMVFERTQVARGHYVFSQANSLALAVIDAPAAVTGVANIKYKTPIRIGEKLVAKAEVVKQRGNKYFVWVKTRNEMQEVFRAKFIMVSLD from the coding sequence ATGGCAAGAATACAAAAAAAACAGCGACAACAACAATTAATCGAAAGAATTAAGTCTAGCCCGTTTCTTACAGATGAAGAACTTGCTAGATTATTAGACGTTAGCATTCAGACCATTAGGCTAGACCGGTTAGAGCTTGGGATCCCTGAGCTTCGTGAAAGAACAAAACAAATGGCTGAAGATGCTCAAACGAAAGTTAAATCCATTGCCAAAGGTGAGGTTGTTGGCGAATTAATAGACTTGGAATTAGGCAAGACTGGGATTTCGATCATGAGTATTACTCCAGAAATGGTATTTGAACGAACTCAGGTTGCCCGTGGTCATTATGTTTTTTCTCAGGCTAACTCGTTGGCTCTCGCTGTTATAGATGCACCTGCTGCTGTAACTGGAGTTGCTAATATTAAATATAAAACTCCGATTCGTATCGGTGAAAAATTAGTTGCAAAAGCAGAAGTTGTTAAACAAAGAGGCAATAAATATTTCGTTTGGGTAAAGACTAGAAACGAAATGCAAGAAGTTTTTCGCGCTAAATTCATTATGGTTTCACTGGATTAA
- the plsX gene encoding phosphate acyltransferase, whose amino-acid sequence MRVAVDAMGSDFAPEQIILGAIEAAKEYRCDIVLVGDKEEIEKFLDKSDTKDLNISIQHASEVIEMHEHPGAAVRKKKDASVVIATKLVKEGLCDAVISAGSTGAGVAAALFGLGRIKGIERPTIATPMPNLNGTTVLLDSGANVDSKPKHLVQSAIMGSLYAEYVLGIKNPRVGLLNIGEEETKGNEQALATYPLLQQLQTVNFIGNAEGRDIPRGTVDVVVCDGFVGNVVLKFGEGLASAIMQLIKEAIKDSGFLTKVASLMVLPALKTLKKKIDYAEYGGAPLLGVDGCFIICHGSSKAKAIKNAIRVAIEFTDNKVVEHIRENIAKEGILTNDSE is encoded by the coding sequence ATGAGAGTTGCAGTTGACGCCATGGGGAGCGACTTCGCCCCAGAGCAGATCATATTAGGAGCAATAGAAGCTGCTAAAGAGTATCGATGTGACATAGTACTTGTTGGCGATAAGGAAGAAATAGAAAAGTTTTTAGATAAAAGTGATACAAAAGATCTTAACATTAGCATTCAACATGCCAGTGAAGTGATTGAAATGCATGAACATCCAGGGGCAGCCGTTCGTAAAAAGAAAGATGCTTCAGTTGTGATCGCAACAAAGCTGGTTAAAGAAGGATTATGTGATGCTGTTATTTCAGCTGGTAGTACCGGGGCAGGAGTGGCAGCCGCCTTGTTTGGTTTAGGACGAATAAAAGGGATTGAACGACCAACGATCGCGACTCCAATGCCGAATCTCAATGGTACGACGGTGCTGCTGGATTCAGGAGCAAATGTTGATAGTAAGCCGAAACATTTAGTCCAGAGTGCTATCATGGGATCACTTTATGCCGAATATGTATTGGGAATTAAAAACCCCCGTGTAGGCTTATTAAATATCGGTGAAGAAGAGACTAAGGGAAATGAGCAAGCATTAGCGACTTATCCGTTGCTGCAGCAATTACAAACCGTTAACTTTATTGGTAATGCTGAAGGACGTGATATTCCTCGCGGAACTGTTGATGTTGTCGTATGTGATGGTTTCGTGGGCAACGTAGTGCTTAAGTTTGGTGAAGGCTTGGCTAGTGCTATTATGCAGCTTATAAAAGAAGCTATAAAAGATAGTGGTTTTTTGACTAAAGTTGCTTCGCTGATGGTATTGCCGGCTTTAAAAACATTAAAGAAGAAAATTGATTATGCGGAATATGGTGGAGCTCCCTTGTTGGGCGTTGATGGCTGCTTTATCATCTGTCATGGTAGTTCTAAAGCTAAAGCTATAAAAAATGCCATTCGAGTGGCCATTGAATTTACCGACAATAAAGTTGTTGAACATATTCGTGAGAATATTGCAAAGGAGGGGATTTTAACCAATGATAGCGAATGA
- a CDS encoding 2-nitropropane dioxygenase has product MKLPELKIGHLVAKVPIIQGGMAIRISTARLAAAVAEEGGIGLIAASGMTFDELRYEIRLARSLTKGIIGINAMVAARQFAGLVKTAIDEGIDLVVAGAGFSRDVFALGKESGTPIVTMVSSVKVAKISEKLGAAAVVVEGKEAGGHLGTDQPMRSLLPDIKNAVNIPVIGAGGVMSGQDIVDVLKLGADGVQMGTRFAASVESNASPALKEFYLKSKAEDIVLIKSPVGLPGQAVNNPFAQKIIEGTVPVPDSCDACLKHCAKNFCIIKALIRAQQGDVESGLVFSGECIHKIEEILPVKEIFARLLKEVEAIN; this is encoded by the coding sequence TTGAAACTTCCAGAGCTTAAAATTGGCCATCTTGTGGCTAAAGTCCCCATCATACAGGGGGGAATGGCAATACGAATTTCTACAGCACGTCTGGCAGCAGCCGTAGCTGAAGAAGGTGGTATTGGTCTTATTGCTGCATCTGGTATGACTTTTGATGAGTTACGTTATGAAATCCGTTTAGCTCGTTCCTTGACAAAGGGAATCATTGGAATTAATGCAATGGTTGCCGCAAGACAATTTGCTGGTCTTGTTAAAACTGCTATTGATGAAGGTATTGATTTAGTAGTAGCAGGCGCTGGCTTCTCTCGTGATGTCTTTGCGCTTGGTAAAGAGTCAGGAACACCAATTGTTACAATGGTTTCGTCAGTTAAAGTAGCTAAAATTTCCGAAAAACTAGGTGCTGCTGCTGTTGTTGTTGAAGGCAAAGAAGCCGGTGGACATCTTGGTACAGATCAACCCATGAGATCCTTACTACCCGATATAAAAAATGCAGTTAACATTCCAGTAATTGGTGCTGGCGGAGTTATGTCAGGTCAAGATATTGTAGACGTACTTAAACTTGGAGCTGATGGTGTCCAAATGGGGACAAGATTTGCTGCCAGCGTAGAATCTAATGCTTCCCCTGCTTTAAAAGAATTTTATTTAAAATCTAAAGCTGAAGATATCGTATTAATTAAAAGTCCTGTAGGTCTCCCAGGGCAAGCCGTAAATAATCCTTTTGCTCAGAAAATTATTGAAGGTACTGTACCAGTGCCTGATTCTTGTGATGCCTGTCTTAAACATTGTGCAAAGAATTTTTGTATTATCAAAGCGCTTATTCGCGCACAGCAGGGAGACGTAGAATCGGGATTAGTATTTTCGGGTGAGTGCATTCATAAAATAGAAGAAATACTACCAGTAAAAGAAATATTTGCTAGACTTCTTAAAGAAGTTGAAGCCATAAATTAG